aacCTATTCTAATTTTGGCAACAATTTTCATTTCGGAATGTAAATATTTGAagacatttaaaataaagacctgaaaataaaattttccaaattaatttaattttgtcttATAAGTGACCTCTGaaatattttggttttatttttattttctgattgTCAATGTTACATATGCATTGtgatttgtatatattttgttaaggtGGTTGACATGAACAAATAATGCAATAAAGCCTCAGAAACGTGTTTCCTCACCTCTTCTCTTCAGCAGCAGAGCAGCCACAGAACTGTCAACACCTCCAGACATGGCGCACACCACTTTTCTCACCAAACCCATGTTTAAACACTAAACTTCTTCTTTATTTTCGTTACACATTAATTAGCGCATGAATCTGGGACACTTTCACCCAGAAGGTCCTCATGCGAGCCACCATGTTGTTGGTCTGTCGCTTAAAGTGACCGACTTCAAACCTAAACCAAAACGGAACTACTTCACTATTAAAGCGGGGACCACAATTTCTGTAACACTGTCAacgattaatttatttatttgacaaaagTCGACCAAATTAACACAATATATAAAGAGTGAATCAAAATACAATGACCTGAATAAGCAACATTGATAATCTAAACTAAAacggaaaaataaaataaagccaaaataaatcagaggtCACTCAAAAGACATATTTCCATTGAtttggggaagaaaaaaaattggtttgattttatattgtttttaaatattttaaattattcggGAAATGTGATAAACATATAGTTATCTACATTAGtgatttctctttttgtgtatgccacaattcaaataaaattatgtatCCATAtatgttttaacttttatttattaatttaaaaccaaatttaaatttacaaaaaacaaggaATAAAACAAGAATCGTAACTCAAAATtctaatgatatatatatatatatttaaaaaaagtgggtcCGCCTAGCAGGGCCTGGGCTGGAACCCCAGTGTGAGTCTAACTTCAGTTACACACAGTTAGCCTTGTTAGCATTACCGCCACCATCGGACCTGATACTGCTGGACGAAACCGCTGCGAACGCTGTCGGCACAAGTTAATGTTATTCAGCAgaagtctttctttttttatggagGTTTAATATAATTCCAGTAGTAAGTGTGTTTGGAATAAACGTGTAATTACAGTCTATTGTTACATTGTACTACTACAATAGGAGTCAACAGTAATCACAAAGGCAGTAAAGGTAAGCGGAGTTGTATAGCAGGTGGGAGAGGTTGTGGCGCATGCGCAGATTGCAATTACGATGGTCCACGCACTTGTAAAACTCAAGGCCTCAGGGTCCTTTAGCTTttaatttggcccacaggagaaagtaaaaatgacagaattattgtgtaaattaccaactaattcagttttaCATATCTCAGTCTCTCTAATACGCAAAGTcatttaaatattataatatttggAGGGGCTTATAGTTTCCTGGTGCTATTGCAATTTGCATGATGGtggttatttttaatgattaatcgttggaatttgttgttgttgcagtttTCCTCACATTATTTCACACAGCTTCcccaaattaatttattaatttgagtaaatcaaaaatgtaattcagttctagatatctcagccatccaaatacacaaatttaataaagaaagtgtctattcaataagtttgccgtacggacaacccccggtgctattggtccGGGTACCAAAGTACAGGTACTtagtgtcttagggttagggttaggttataacccaatatcgcaacaatttttagggttcggttttgggttaggtttagtcttagtcacgtgacctaaactggccaatgactgacctaccatgtgacctaaactggccaaataggagtgctgcgtatggatagaatgtcggtgtagtgatatggcaaccgtacgaatagacactttcttttttaaaggcagtggctatccgtacggttgccgtacagacaacccccggtcctattggtacgtttaccaaagtacacgtccatagcgtcttaggtttaggtttagggttaggttataaccctatatcgcaacaatttttagggttaggtttacgcttaggtttagtcttagtcatgtgacctaaactgaccaatgagtggcgctgcgtatggatagaatgtcggtatattgatatggcaaccgtacggatggccactgcctttaaaaaagaaagtgtctatttgtacggttgccatacagacaacccccggtcctattggtacgtttaccgaagtacacgtacatagcatcttagggttagtcttagtcacgtgacctaaactgaccaatgagtggcgctgcgtatggatagaatgtcggtatattgatatggcaaccgtacggatggccactgcctttaaaaaagaaagtgtctatttgtaaaGTTGCcatacagacaacccccggtcctattggtacgtttaccaaagtacacgtacatagcgtcttagggttagggttagtcttagtcacgtgacctaaactggccaatgaggggcgctgcgtacagatagaatgttggtGTATTGATAGGGCAACCGTACGGAGAGCCACTGCCTTTAATAAAACCCTACAAAATTTCCTGGGGCTCTTTCGATTTTCCCGCGCTTATATCACACAAACGCAGTCAGAAATTGTTTAAAGGAACttttaatttttctaaaatcctgcacAATTTCTCAAACAGTCTCACAATCAAGGTAGGCGTAGGGCACACCCTGGACATGTAGCCAGTCCATCTCATGGTCTATTCAAAAATGCAATCTCAACTAATACACAAATTAAGCTGTTAAACTTGGACCGTGGaagaatattttatttcactCAGAAAATGCTGGTTACTTAGGGCAGGTGTCGTCATCCTggtggtttttgtgtttttttttcttcagatggGGGATGCAGACATGCTGAGTCTGGACCTGCTGAGAGAGGCCTTGGAAAGGGTGAGGAACAGCCCTCTGGGTGTCATCAACACACCCATGATCCCCTGGTGTCAGACCACCTTACCTCTCACCGTCCATTGCAACATGCACCTCAAACTGGAAAACCTGCAGAGAACTGGTAACTATGGGTCCTGAGGATCCCACAGTACAGTATCTGTGTCCCGCTCTGATTGGACCACCTGTGTCTGTTGAATGCCAGGCTCTTTTAAGATCAGGGGCGTGGCCAATCAGTTCTCTAGAAGACCACGTGGTGGGCATTTCGTCACCATGTCTGCAGGGAACTATGGGAAGTCTTTTGCTTTTGCCTCAAAGCATTATGGGTCAAAAGGGAAGGTGGTGATGCCTGAAACAGCACCAGAGTCCAGGTCCGTCCTCATACAGGTCAGAGCTGATTTAATAAGATAATTATTAGCTTATCAATGCCTTAatccagggtttttcaaccttggggccgtgaccccatttggggtcgcctgaaatatctagtaaatgattaaaaaaaaataaaaaaatacagattaaaatctttattaatttttaaaaaatttttaaacacaaataaatcttaaacgctgtattctatactttcactataTACATACAAATACACTGCAGAACGTTTATGTGAAAATGATtcaatcaaccaaaaaaaagagcttcaaaaattttttcacttcaaataaaaaaagtgttcaaaaagtgtttttttttttagtgaataataatttacttcCCATCATATGGTCCAAATGCAAAAAAGATGACAGATAAAACCTTTTTCATCAAAGAAAAAACGTTCAAATGCAAGTTTTTGGgtctcaattttatttttgtttttccatttgaacacttttctttgattgaaaagttttaattattattttttatttaattcatgtttttgtatttgggccatattatggttagtacatttgtgtctttattattgaatacaaaaaaaaaattcaaaaaaaaaaaaaaacaagaacaattcatcaaagaaaaaaatagtttgaatgcaaaaaaaaacaaactgagctAATACAAAAAgattatttcaataaaaaataaaaaaaaaccttttaaatcaaagaaagaaagtgtttattGGTAAATGCAATTGTTTGGATCTCAAattcttatatattttttgcatttgaacattttttttttaatctttgattgaaaatatgtatttttgattgaagcaaaaaaaaaattgatagattttttttattggactttttttttttttgttgttgattgaataataaagactcaAATCTACCaccatacaaatacaaataatagttctagttcaaataaaatgcagtataaaaacatcTGAGCAGGCACATTTTGATAGTTTGTCATTAAAcgtgatccaaaactaattctagtGGTCTAATGGTTTAGAAGCACTGCTTTAATGACATAATGAGTCATTGCTGCCCTCAGAGCTTTGGAGTGGAGGTGGAGAGAGTTCCTACTCAGTGTCTGATGGACGTGGTGAACCGCTGTGTGCAGCAGGACAACATGACCTTCCTCCACTCCTACGATGACCTGGATCTCATAGCAGGACATGCCAGGCAGGTGCACACATATATGTGATGCTCGTTGGTGTttttagtgtctgtgtgtgtttaccatGTGATTGTTCAGTCTAGGGTTTGAGGTGCTGGAGGTGATGCCTGAGCCTGATGTGGTGGTGGTGTGCTGTGGTGGAGGTGGGCTGCTGGCCGGGGTCGCTGCTGCACTCAAACGGTCGGGTTGTGACAGAACCAGGATTTACGGAGTGGAACCAGAAGGAGGTGAAAAGATGATGAGATAAGAACACCTAACACATATAGATCATAagatacatgtatgtatatcaATGAATGGCATATATTTATCTAACCATCATAAATCATTTACATTGGAggttaaaaactcaaaaatggtttattgttctatgaatctgtgataaccatattcatttatctaaatgatatccactgttatccaggaagtttaatattttttttgcggCGTAGTATATAccaatcatcttaaagatgtgaatccttgttttaatcaggaataaaatgggttaaaagtgaccaaaaatggtgggaaaaggtggtgaagtgggattttaaaaacctcagaaattggttaaaagttgcacatcagagtggccaaaaatggacagaaaaagcattaaatattggaacaattagtttaaactggtaaataatggccatgacaaatcgtgaatgtggttaaattggcaaaacaaagcatgaaatatggtgaaaaggttaaaagtgaaaataatgggtcaacatatgtgacattaggtgggaaaagtggtggaaagtgtttataagtgctgaaaatgtcttgaaagtgagaaaaatgtgcagaaaaaccatttaaatttgatggagaagctagagaaatgggagtaatgtagcaaaaaatgcattaaaaggagcaaaaatatgacaagtttgatgaagttgcagaaaaagggtaaaaaaataagcaaaaatggtctcaaactgttcagaaactattcttagtttcttgaaggcatctggtgattccaaatggggtcccgaccccaagctGGAGAACCCCTGTACAAGTGTATTGACTGTAACAAACAGTCAATTAATAAAGGGGATCATTTCTGCACTCCTACTGCTGTAGTCTCATTCTACTAACAGACATCTTTAAGTTACTTTTGTCCCCccgccccctcccccccccagCATGCACCATGTACCAAAGCCTCATAGAGAAGAAGCCTGTGGGGATGGACGCTAAGAGCATTGCCTCTGGGCTAGCACCACCTTTTGCAGGTGAGCTGACTTTTAATGAAGTCATGTTTGACACTAAAATGAAAcacttttctcctcctcctcccccaggCAGGCTGCCCCTGGAGCTGTGTCAGCACTTTGTGGAGGCCATTGTCCTGGTCAGTGATGAGGAGATCAGAGCAGCTGTGTCCACCCTCTACAGGGCGGGGCTAGTGGTGGAGCCGTCGGGCTCTGCTGCGTTCGCTGCTATCGTTAATAATAAAATCCCTGATATGGAGGGGAAGAATGTGGTGTGCATCATCAGCGGAGGGAACATTGGGAAAGATGAGCTCAGCAACTTTCCAGACTGACTCATTCTCACCACTTTACACCTGAGCTGCTCGTGTTGTGcgtcactttggataaaagcatctgctaaGTGAAAtcaaaatgaattgtaattaaaaaataaagacaacttTCTTCAGAGCAGTTAGAAAATCAGGATATATTTGCGTGTGATAGACATCAGTGAATCCATCTATAGTCTGTGTCAATAACACTTTAGGCTCGTATACGTgaccaaaataataaaaaacagcactttttttaaatgagtgtAATGCTGTAGTTACAACACATCCTTAATGGCCATTCTGCAAACAACTGCATCCAGAAGACTTCCACATTTCTCCTCCTGAGGCGTGACTTTGTACAgctggaaaaacaaacatattaacatttttcaactttttcaaccaaattcaactttttttttcatttttttaacctctttcaactttttttcaattgatttcaactttttcatccaatttcattttttttcaaccaatttcaatttctttcaactttttccaccaatttcaactcctttttaaccaatttcaactttttcaaccaatttcaaattttttcaactttttcaaccaatttcaaattttttcaaccaatttcaaattttttcaattgattccaactttttcaaccaatttcacctttttttttttaattgattccaACTTTTTAAACCAATTATAACTTTTtaaaccaatttcaactttttcaaccaattcaactttttaaacaaattattactaattcaactttttcaaccaattcaacttttttccaattttttaacttttttcaattgATTTCAACGTTTTTCAAttgatttcaactttttaaaccaattttaacttattcaactttttcaactaattcaactttttcaaccaattcatcttttttcaattgatttcaactttttaaacaaatttcaACTCTTTTCAACCTAATTGCTAATATTACACTATTGCTGGGTTACTGCTGTTTCTAGGTAAATGCttatgctaggttagtgctactGCTAGAcgaatgctaacgctaggctaatgctaacactagactAATGTTAACGTTTgactaatgctaacgttaggctagtgctaatgctaaactaatgcagtgcgatgcgggccagcacctgcatcctcactaacattttcttcaggaaatgcaaatattctcaTTCACATTGTTCTTTTCTACTAAAGTTTGCAA
This genomic window from Gouania willdenowi chromosome 6, fGouWil2.1, whole genome shotgun sequence contains:
- the LOC114465926 gene encoding uncharacterized protein LOC114465926 isoform X1, whose protein sequence is MGDADMLSLDLLREALERVRNSPLGVINTPMIPWCQTTLPLTVHCNMHLKLENLQRTGSFKIRGVANQFSRRPRGGHFVTMSAGNYGKSFAFASKHYGSKGKVVMPETAPESRSVLIQSFGVEVERVPTQCLMDVVNRCVQQDNMTFLHSYDDLDLIAGHASLGFEVLEVMPEPDVVVVCCGGGGLLAGVAAALKRSGCDRTRIYGVEPEGACTMYQSLIEKKPVGMDAKSIASGLAPPFAGRLPLELCQHFVEAIVLVSDEEIRAAVSTLYRAGLVVEPSGSAAFAAIVNNKIPDMEGKNVVCIISGGNIGKDELSNFPD
- the LOC114465926 gene encoding uncharacterized protein LOC114465926 isoform X2; amino-acid sequence: MGDADMLSLDLLREALERVRNSPLGVINTPMIPWCQTTLPLTVHCNMHLKLENLQRTGSFKIRGVANQFSRRPRGGHFVTMSAGNYGKSFAFASKHYGSKGKVVMPETAPESRSVLIQSFGVEVERVPTQCLMDVVNRCVQQDNMTFLHSYDDLDLIAGHASLGFEVLEVMPEPDVVVVCCGGGGLLAGVAAALKRSGCDRTRIYGVEPEGACTMYQSLIEKKPVGMDAKSIASGLAPPFAGCPWSCVSTLWRPLSWSVMRRSEQLCPPSTGRG